A stretch of the Streptococcus oralis genome encodes the following:
- a CDS encoding ABC transporter ATP-binding protein — translation MILQAKHLTKRYGNHMAVDDIQLEFEKGSFNAILGPNGAGKSTTISMLIGLKKPTQGQIRYAPNTKIGVVFQASVLDEMLTVRENLTIRAQQYKEIAASRVDDLIHQLGLTAFQKQLYGTLSGGQKRRVDIARALLSRPDILFLDEPTTGLDIQTRKSIWDLLYRLQKDEGMTIILTTHYLDEADEADQIYIVDHGKVIAQGSATAIKSQYASNILKIRFKEMKDLEKLLQTGMTVEEENELEYLFYPRTSQEAIEYLAKVREEIDSFEFRPGTMDDAFIALTGREVR, via the coding sequence ATGATTTTACAAGCTAAACATTTGACTAAACGGTATGGCAATCATATGGCTGTTGACGATATTCAGTTAGAGTTTGAAAAAGGCAGTTTCAATGCTATTTTGGGACCCAATGGTGCAGGGAAATCAACCACTATTTCCATGTTAATCGGTTTGAAAAAGCCGACACAAGGTCAGATTCGATATGCGCCAAATACGAAAATCGGAGTTGTTTTTCAAGCTAGTGTACTGGATGAGATGTTGACGGTTAGGGAAAATCTCACGATTCGCGCTCAACAGTATAAGGAGATTGCGGCAAGTCGTGTGGATGATTTGATTCATCAACTGGGTTTGACGGCTTTCCAGAAACAACTATATGGGACTTTGTCAGGTGGGCAAAAACGTCGGGTTGATATTGCGCGTGCTCTTCTTTCGCGACCAGATATTCTTTTCTTGGATGAACCAACGACAGGTCTTGATATTCAGACTCGCAAATCCATCTGGGATCTACTGTATCGACTACAAAAGGATGAAGGGATGACTATTATCTTAACGACTCATTATCTGGATGAAGCAGATGAAGCGGATCAGATCTATATCGTTGATCATGGGAAAGTGATTGCGCAAGGTTCTGCGACTGCTATTAAAAGCCAGTATGCATCTAATATCCTAAAAATTCGTTTTAAGGAAATGAAGGATCTAGAAAAATTGCTACAGACTGGAATGACAGTAGAGGAAGAAAATGAGTTGGAATATCTTTTTTATCCAAGGACGTCACAGGAAGCCATTGAATATTTGGCAAAAGTTCGAGAAGAAATTGATTCTTTTGAGTTTCGCCCAGGTACTATGGATGATGCCTTTATTGCACTTACAGGAAGAGAGGTTCGCTAA
- the leuS gene encoding leucine--tRNA ligase, whose product MSFYNHKEIEPKWQGYWAKHHTFKTGTDASKPKFYALDMFPYPSGAGLHVGHPEGYTATDILSRYKRAQGYNVLHPMGWDAFGLPAEQYAMDTGNDPAEFTAENIANFKRQINALGFSYDWDREVNTTDPNYYKWTQWIFTKLYEKGLAYEAEVPVNWVEELGTAIANEEVLPDGTSERGGYPVVRKPMRQWMLKITAYAERLLNDLDELDWPESIKDMQRNWIGKSTGANVTFKVKGTDKEFTVFTTRPDTLFGATFTVLAPEHELVDAITSPGQAEAVADYKHQASLKSDLARTDLAKEKTGVWTGAYAINPVNGKEIPIWIADYVLVSYGTGAVMAVPAHDQRDWEFAKQFDLPIVEVLEGGNVEEAAYTEDGLHVNSNFLDGLNKEEAIAKIVAWLEEKGCGQEKVTYRLRDWLFSRQRYWGEPIPIIHWENGTSTAVPESELPLILPVTKDIRPSGTGESPLANLTDWLEVTREDGVKGRRETNTMPQWAGSSWYYLRYIDPHNTEKLADEDLLKQWLPVDIYVGGAEHAVLHLLYARFWHKFLYDIGVVPTKEPFQKLFNQGMILGTSYRDHRGALVATDKVEKRDGSFFHVETGEELEQAPAKMSKSLKNVVNPDDVVEQYGADTLRVYEMFMGPLDASIAWSEEGLEGSRKFLDRVYRLITSKEIVAENNGALDKVYNETVKSVTEQIESMKFNTAIAQLMVFVNAANKEDKLYVDYAKGFIQMIAPFAPHLAEELWQTVAATDDSISYVAWPKWDESKLVEDEIEIVVQIKGKVRAKLMVAKDLSREELQEIALADEKVKAEIDGKEIVKVIAVPNKLVNIVVK is encoded by the coding sequence ATGAGTTTTTACAATCATAAAGAAATTGAGCCTAAGTGGCAGGGCTACTGGGCGAAACATCATACATTTAAGACAGGAACAGATGCGTCAAAACCGAAGTTTTATGCTCTCGACATGTTCCCATATCCTTCAGGAGCCGGATTGCACGTAGGACACCCAGAAGGTTACACAGCAACGGACATTCTCAGCCGTTACAAACGTGCGCAAGGCTACAATGTCCTTCACCCAATGGGATGGGATGCCTTTGGTTTGCCTGCAGAGCAATACGCTATGGATACGGGGAATGACCCAGCAGAATTTACAGCGGAAAACATTGCTAACTTCAAACGCCAAATCAATGCGCTTGGATTCTCTTACGACTGGGATCGTGAAGTTAACACAACAGATCCAAATTACTACAAGTGGACACAATGGATTTTCACTAAGCTTTACGAAAAAGGCTTGGCCTATGAAGCGGAAGTGCCAGTAAACTGGGTTGAAGAGTTGGGAACAGCCATCGCTAACGAAGAAGTCCTTCCTGACGGAACTTCTGAACGTGGAGGCTATCCAGTTGTCCGTAAACCAATGCGCCAATGGATGCTTAAAATCACGGCCTATGCAGAGCGCTTGCTTAATGACTTGGATGAGTTGGATTGGCCAGAGTCTATCAAGGATATGCAACGCAACTGGATTGGGAAATCAACTGGTGCCAATGTAACCTTTAAAGTAAAAGGAACAGATAAGGAATTCACTGTCTTTACCACTCGTCCGGATACCCTTTTCGGTGCGACCTTCACTGTATTGGCGCCTGAGCATGAGCTAGTAGATGCCATCACAAGTCCAGGACAAGCAGAGGCTGTTGCTGACTACAAACACCAAGCTAGCCTCAAGTCAGACTTGGCTCGTACAGACCTTGCCAAGGAAAAAACAGGGGTTTGGACTGGTGCTTATGCTATCAACCCTGTAAATGGCAAAGAAATTCCGATCTGGATTGCCGACTATGTTCTTGTTAGTTATGGAACAGGTGCTGTCATGGCTGTGCCTGCCCATGACCAACGTGACTGGGAATTTGCTAAACAGTTTGACCTTCCAATCGTAGAAGTGCTTGAAGGTGGAAATGTAGAAGAAGCTGCCTATACTGAAGATGGTCTTCATGTCAATTCAAACTTTCTAGATGGCCTTAACAAAGAAGAAGCGATTGCTAAAATTGTAGCTTGGTTGGAAGAAAAAGGTTGTGGTCAAGAGAAGGTTACCTACCGTCTCCGCGACTGGCTCTTTAGTCGTCAACGTTACTGGGGTGAGCCAATCCCAATCATTCATTGGGAAAATGGAACTTCAACAGCTGTTCCAGAAAGTGAATTGCCACTTATCTTGCCAGTAACCAAGGATATCCGCCCTTCAGGTACTGGGGAAAGCCCATTGGCTAACTTGACCGACTGGCTTGAAGTGACTCGTGAAGATGGTGTCAAAGGTCGTCGTGAAACAAACACTATGCCACAATGGGCTGGTTCAAGCTGGTACTACCTCCGCTATATCGACCCACACAACACAGAAAAATTAGCTGACGAGGATCTCCTCAAACAATGGTTGCCAGTCGATATCTACGTAGGTGGGGCAGAACACGCTGTACTCCACTTGCTTTACGCTCGTTTCTGGCACAAATTCCTCTATGATATCGGTGTTGTTCCAACTAAAGAACCATTCCAAAAACTCTTTAACCAAGGGATGATTTTGGGAACGAGTTACCGTGACCACCGTGGGGCTCTTGTGGCAACTGACAAGGTTGAAAAACGCGACGGATCCTTCTTCCATGTGGAAACAGGAGAAGAGTTGGAGCAAGCACCAGCCAAGATGTCTAAATCCCTCAAGAACGTTGTCAACCCAGATGATGTGGTGGAACAATACGGTGCGGATACCCTTCGTGTCTATGAAATGTTCATGGGACCACTCGATGCTTCCATCGCTTGGTCTGAGGAAGGCTTGGAAGGAAGCCGTAAATTCCTAGACCGTGTGTACCGTTTGATTACAAGTAAAGAAATCGTTGCGGAAAACAATGGCGCTCTTGACAAGGTTTACAACGAAACAGTCAAATCTGTCACTGAGCAAATTGAGTCTATGAAATTCAACACAGCCATTGCTCAACTCATGGTCTTTGTCAATGCGGCGAACAAGGAAGATAAACTTTATGTAGACTACGCTAAAGGTTTTATCCAAATGATCGCTCCATTTGCGCCTCACTTGGCAGAAGAACTCTGGCAAACAGTCGCAGCAACAGACGATTCTATCTCTTACGTAGCTTGGCCGAAATGGGACGAAAGCAAATTGGTTGAAGACGAAATCGAAATCGTCGTCCAAATCAAAGGTAAAGTTCGTGCCAAACTCATGGTCGCTAAAGACCTGTCACGCGAAGAATTGCAAGAAATCGCTCTAGCGGATGAAAAAGTTAAAGCAGAAATTGACGGTAAGGAAATCGTGAAGGTGATTGCAGTTCCGAATAAACTCGTTAATATCGTCGTTAAATAA